A window of Oncorhynchus kisutch isolate 150728-3 linkage group LG10, Okis_V2, whole genome shotgun sequence contains these coding sequences:
- the LOC109898765 gene encoding zinc finger and BTB domain-containing protein 7A-like: MSLGAGGRGGRRLRGTGGGGGGRGEVAEEGLVGIPFPEHSADILGSLNKQRLSGLLCDVLLVNQEKEFPAHRSVLASCSPYFYKLFTSGPTADQQHVYSIDFVAAEALGALLDFAYTATLTVSHSSVGDILAAAHLLEVSPVQEVCTHLLDTKVLSPPAGSERGEEEDDDEEEGKGGGGEVEQGNRLRAQEYLQYFQRGAHWSSSCSTPELRDMPTNLHFNHGNGAQSNGAPGGPREYYSPLDLALTQAPTQDPEDEEDEEDEGEVEHSESGRDMLAWARGNGGVPGASFYVPAQNGHFYLPTKPKLETEEEGEEEGGRDGERGAASALLQKMMDSIERQKERAAAGEELGEGEDPDVEFYLNYFNSTQHEDAAAAVSQGLLPLWTARGGSSRERERGGGERGGKGGEERGGGGERKMRSKAFQKCPICSKVIQGAGKLPRHIRTHTGEKPYECAICKVRFTRQDKLKVHMRKHTGEKPYLCTQCGAAFAHNYDLKNHMRVHTGLRPYQCSSCFKTFVRSDHLHRHLKKDGCNGIPSRRGRKPRVRDPGLLEVPVGLAGPGPRSGRGRRRMEAASAAAVEGASRAHAHSPQPQEMAGEPGD, translated from the exons ATGTCGTTGGGAGCCGGCGGAAGGGGCGGGCGGCGGCTCAGGGGCactgggggtggaggaggagggagaggggaggtggcGGAGGAGGGCCTGGTGGGCATCCCCTTCCCCGAGCACAGCGCTGACATCCTGGGCAGCCTGAACAAGCAGCGCCTCAGCGGCCTGCTGTGTGACGTGCTCCTGGTCAACCAGGAGAAGGAGTTCCCCGCCCACCGCTCGGTCCTGGCCTCCTGCAGCCCCTACTTCTACAAGCTGTTCACCTCTGGTCCAACTGCCGACCAGCAGCACGTCTACTCCATCGACTTTGTGGCGGCCGAGGCCCTAGGCGCCTTGCTGGACTTTGCCTACACAGCCACGCTGACCGTCAGCCACAGCTCCGTGGGAGACATCCTGGCCGCTGCCCACCTGCTGGAGGTCTCGCCCGTCCAGGAAGTCTGCACTCACCTGCTGGACACCAAAGTGCTCTCCCCGCCG GCGGGCAGTGAgcgaggagaagaagaggatgatgatgaggaggaggggaaaggtggaggaggagaggtggagcagGGGAATCGGCTGCGGGCCCAGGAGTATCTACAGTACTTCCAGAGAGGGGCCCACTGGAGCAGCAGCTGCAGCACGCCAGAGCTCAGGGACATGCCCACAAACCTGCACTTTAATCATGGCAATGGGGCCCAAAGCAACGGGGCCCCCGGGGGCCCCAGAGAGTACTACTCTCCCCTGGACCTCGCCCTGACCCAGGCCCCCACACAGGACCCTGAAgatgaagaggatgaggaggacgaAGGGGAAGTGGAGCACTCTGAAAGTGGCAGGGACATGCTGGCCTGGGCCAGGGGTAACGGAGGGGTGCCAGGGGCCTCTTTCTACGTCCCAGCCCAGAACGGACATTTTTACCTCCCAACGAAGCCCAAACTGGAGacggaggaagagggggaggaagagggggggcgggatggagagaggggcgcGGCCAGCGCCCTCCTGCAGAAGATGATGGACTCCATCGAGAGGCAGAAGGAGCGGGCCGCGGCCGGGGAGgagctgggggagggagaggacccGGACGTGGAGTTTTACTTGAATTACTTTAACAGCACGCAGCACGAAGATGCCGCTGCCGCCGTCTCACAGGGACTGCTGCCCCTCTGGACGGCACGGGGCGGCTctagccgagagagagagagggggggaggagagaggggaggaaagggaggagaagagagagggggcggaggggagaggaagatgcGCTCCAAGGCCTTCCAGAAGTGCCCCATCTGCTCCAAGGTCATCCAGGGTGCAGGCAAGCTACCCCGCCACATCCGCACGCACACGGGAGAGAAGCCCTATGAGTGCGCCATCTGCAAAGTGCGCTTCACCAG GCAGGACAAGCTCAAGGTTCACATGCGTAAGCAtacgggagagaagccttacctgTGTACGCAGTGTGGTGCTGCGTTCGCCCACAACTACGACCTGAAGAACCACATGCGCGTGCACACAGGCCTGCGGCCCTACCAGTGCTCCAGCTGCTTTAAGACTTTTGTGCGTTCAGACCACCTGCACCGCCACCTCAAGAAGGACGGCTGCAACGGGATCCCCTCCCGCCGCGGCCGCAAGCCTCGTGTGCGGGACCCCGGGCTCCTGGAGGTCCCTGTGGGGCTGGCGGGCCCCGGCCCTCGGAGTGGCAGGGGGAGACGGCGCATGGAGGCGGCTTCAGCTGCGGCGGTGGAGGGGGCCTCCAGGGCCCATGCACACAGTCCTCAGCCCCAGGAGATGGCAGGGGAGCCGGGGGACTGA